A stretch of the Mesorhizobium huakuii genome encodes the following:
- a CDS encoding alpha/beta hydrolase encodes MASIESEANRNHYAAIAANAGKMASPQAFVEFNDASWTALTGEPGGVDYIEVDAGGVPALWIVPKGADEGRVLFYAHGGGFLGGSIYTHRKLVGHLAKAVGCRALVYGYPLANQGKYPAQLEAAMAAWNWLIDQGFDAKAIALAGDSCGAVLTYGVLQRLRAQGRPLPAATLMMSGWFDMALTAASYETNREKDPFFAKGGVDWLVTNFIGDYDRLDPEVSPLYADLSGFPPVFLQAGADETLVDESRMFAERARQAGIETRLDVFDGMLHSFQMMAGRAPEADDAIGRFAAWVRPRLGLLDAGDKVADNRAA; translated from the coding sequence ATGGCGAGCATCGAGAGCGAGGCAAACAGAAACCATTACGCGGCGATCGCCGCCAATGCCGGCAAAATGGCCAGCCCGCAGGCGTTCGTCGAGTTCAACGATGCCAGTTGGACGGCGCTGACCGGCGAACCCGGTGGCGTCGATTATATCGAAGTGGATGCCGGCGGCGTGCCGGCCCTTTGGATCGTGCCGAAGGGCGCCGACGAGGGGCGCGTGCTGTTTTACGCGCATGGCGGCGGCTTCCTTGGCGGCTCGATCTACACCCACCGCAAGCTGGTCGGCCATCTGGCCAAGGCCGTCGGCTGCCGGGCCTTGGTCTACGGCTATCCGCTGGCGAACCAGGGCAAGTATCCGGCCCAACTCGAGGCGGCGATGGCAGCCTGGAACTGGCTCATCGACCAAGGCTTCGACGCAAAAGCGATCGCGCTTGCGGGCGATTCCTGCGGCGCGGTGCTGACCTATGGCGTCCTGCAGCGGCTGCGCGCGCAAGGTCGGCCGCTGCCGGCCGCCACGCTGATGATGTCCGGCTGGTTCGACATGGCGCTGACCGCTGCCAGCTACGAAACCAACCGCGAGAAGGATCCTTTCTTCGCCAAGGGCGGCGTCGACTGGCTGGTGACCAACTTCATTGGCGACTACGATCGGCTCGATCCGGAGGTCAGCCCGCTCTATGCCGATTTGAGCGGTTTTCCGCCCGTCTTCCTGCAGGCCGGCGCCGACGAGACGCTGGTCGACGAAAGCCGCATGTTCGCCGAGCGGGCGCGGCAGGCCGGCATCGAGACGCGCCTCGACGTCTTCGACGGCATGCTGCACTCGTTCCAGATGATGGCCGGCCGGGCGCCGGAAGCCGACGATGCGATCGGCCGCTTCGCCGCCTGGGTGCGGCCGAGGCTTGGGCTGTTGGATGCCGGTGACAAAGTCGCCGACAACAGAGCGGCCTGA
- a CDS encoding dihydrofolate reductase family protein: MKKLILQMQMSVDGFVGANEDHRWQLWQWGDDISWDEELKQDFNAVFAGIDTILLSRKMAEEGYLTHWGNAAKKFPRDPFYAFAQRIVEAKKVVPSDRLKTSRWERTIVVSGDLPGEVEALKAGEGGDMAVFGGAGFASSLIAAGLVDEFQLFVNPAVLGAGRRIFDQGGFQNLRLLGSKAYACGMVVNRYAPAG; the protein is encoded by the coding sequence ATGAAAAAGCTGATCCTGCAGATGCAGATGTCGGTCGACGGTTTTGTCGGAGCGAACGAAGACCATCGCTGGCAGCTCTGGCAATGGGGCGACGACATCAGTTGGGACGAGGAACTGAAACAGGATTTCAACGCCGTCTTCGCCGGCATCGATACCATCCTGCTCAGCCGCAAGATGGCGGAGGAGGGGTATCTCACCCATTGGGGCAATGCGGCGAAGAAGTTTCCCCGCGATCCATTCTACGCCTTCGCCCAACGTATCGTGGAGGCCAAAAAGGTGGTGCCGAGCGACAGGCTGAAAACCTCGCGCTGGGAGCGCACGATCGTGGTGAGCGGCGACCTGCCAGGCGAAGTCGAGGCGCTGAAGGCGGGCGAGGGCGGCGACATGGCCGTCTTCGGCGGTGCCGGCTTCGCCTCGTCGCTGATCGCGGCCGGGCTGGTCGACGAGTTCCAGCTGTTCGTCAATCCGGCCGTGCTGGGCGCGGGACGCCGCATCTTCGACCAGGGCGGTTTTCAAAATCTCCGGCTGCTCGGCTCGAAGGCCTATGCCTGCGGCATGGTGGTCAACCGCTACGCGCCGGCGGGGTGA
- a CDS encoding winged helix-turn-helix transcriptional regulator: MSTRDRSGCPINLSLELLGDRWTLLIIRDLVFAGKKHFREFLQSDEGISSRTLAERLQTLQDEGILTRSGDPTHGLKAIYRLTEAGIDLLPVLAALGAWGSKHRKADDHLARIADELAAGGEPALERLKAALRAEHLAKT; encoded by the coding sequence ATGTCGACGCGTGACAGATCCGGCTGCCCGATCAATCTGTCGCTCGAACTGCTCGGCGACCGCTGGACGCTGCTCATCATCCGCGACCTGGTCTTCGCCGGGAAAAAGCATTTTCGCGAATTCCTTCAGTCCGATGAAGGCATCTCCTCGCGTACGCTGGCCGAGCGGCTGCAGACGCTGCAGGACGAAGGCATCCTCACCCGCAGCGGCGACCCGACCCACGGGCTGAAGGCGATCTACCGGCTGACGGAAGCCGGCATCGACCTTCTGCCGGTGCTGGCCGCGCTCGGCGCCTGGGGCAGCAAGCACCGCAAGGCCGATGATCATCTCGCCCGCATCGCCGACGAGTTGGCGGCCGGCGGCGAGCCGGCGCTGGAACGATTGAAGGCAGCGCTGCGGGCCGAGCATCTGGCAAAAACGTGA